The DNA window AACGGTATCCCTAGTCGCGGCGACTGTCAACCGCCCGCATCGCTTTACTAAAGACATATAGGAGGGCCTTGCCCTGTGCCAACGCGAAGCTTTGGCACAGGGTTGACTTTTCCAAATTATCGTGTATACTTATTGCAGTTACGTCGGGAGTGTTCCTGATGCGAATTCAAGCAGTTCCGAGTTGTGGAGGTGCAACATGTCTGGTATCGCGGGAATTGTGGCTCTGGTGACGCCGTAGGGGATCGCGCTCGTGCAGGAGCCCGCGAAGCCCGGCAAACTCTACTGGAAGTTTCCGGGTGGCGCTGGCGAGGGGAATGAGACCCCGAAGCAGTGCGCGCGGCGGGAGTTCCTGGAGGAGGTCGGGGGAGTGGAAATCTACGAGAACGACCTCGTGCTTATCAAGACGGAGCAGGTCGTTGACGAGAAGAGGGCGTGGCGTAACCACACCCGCTACTTCTACAGGGTGGATAAGGACGTCGTGAATCCCAAGGCTCGTGGCGACGAGGGGGAGATCATCCAGATCTTCCGGCCTGAGGACGCCGCGGAGATGCTGAAGAGGGGGGGAGATGCTCCCAGGGCACTGCGAGATCCTTCGTGGGATTCTCGCGACACTCGGCGTCGCTGCGTAGGTAGATCATTCGTGGGCCGGTCGTCTAGGCGACCGGTCCACTTCTTTTTTCTTCGCGCTGTTGTATTATGGGTAAAGCTCAAGTCGGTCTCATTGCGAGGAATCTCCGATGCAATACAATGACCGGGAACGGATCGCGACGGCAGCGGTGTGGTGTGGAGTGCTCGGGGCTTTGCTGCTCCGGCTCTTCGACCTCGTGGATTGGATGAGGCGGCCGGAGTTGCGGCGCGTGGAGGACTTCCGGGAGCGCTATGGCGAACTCGGAATGATTGTCCTTC is part of the bacterium genome and encodes:
- a CDS encoding NUDIX domain-containing protein, which translates into the protein MQEPAKPGKLYWKFPGGAGEGNETPKQCARREFLEEVGGVEIYENDLVLIKTEQVVDEKRAWRNHTRYFYRVDKDVVNPKARGDEGEIIQIFRPEDAAEMLKRGGDAPRALRDPSWDSRDTRRRCVGRSFVGRSSRRPVHFFFLRAVVLWVKLKSVSLRGISDAIQ